A region of the Blattabacterium cuenoti genome:
ATATAAAACGTATGAATATTCATTTATTGCAGGCGACTTCAAGATTATTAGATGGAATGTCTGAAACTTCTGCAAAACAAGCTTTTAAAAATTTAAAAGAATTAGGAGTTAATATTTGGTTAGATTGCTTAGTTAAAGATTATAACGGAAAAATTGTTTTTATAGATAAAAATAAAAACATAGAATCTGCTAACGTTATATGGGCAGCAGGAGTAAAAGGTGCTATGATAAAAGGATTTCTAAAAGAAGACATGGAAGGAAAAAGAATTTTGGTGGATAATTATTTGAAAACTTTAAGATATAAAAATATTTTTGCTATTGGCGATATCGCTTATATGATTAAAAATAAATCTTATCCAAATGGACATCCTATGATGGCTCAACCAGCTATTCAACAAGGAAATTATTTAGCGGATAATTTTAATTTTTTTCTAGAAAAAAAACAAATTAAACCTTTCCGATACAAAAATTTAGGAACTATGGCCACTATTGGAAGAAATAAAGCAGTATGTGATTTTCCATGCTTTAAATTAAAAGGATTTTTAGCTTGGATTGTTTGGATGTTTGTCCATTTAGTTAGTTTAGTGGGGTTTAGAAATAGAGTTATCGCTTTAATGAATTGGGTTATTCAATATTTTCATTATAATAAAAGTGTAAGACTTATTATAAGACCATTTCACAGAAAAAAAATTAATCAAAAATAAATTGAGAAAGAATGTTTTTGAATTTATTTTCTGTTTCTGTATATTCTTTATTCGTTTCACTATCCTTTGTAATTCCGCTTCCTGCATATAAAATAATTTCTTTTTTTTCCATTTTTATTTTTCCACATCTCAAATTAAGATATAATTCTATTTTACTTCCTCCATCATAAACAGGACCAAGATAACCTGCATAAAAATTTCTTTGATATCCTTCATATTTTTGTAAATATTCTAAAGAATTATTCTTAGGAAATCCACATATAGAAGGTGTAGGCGACATATCGCTTAATATTTTAAAATAATTCTTTTTCTCCAAAAAAGAAAAACTAATAGGAGTTTCTAAATGGTGTAGATGCCCTATATTCAAAATTCTAGTTTTTTCAATACAAAGATTTCCAGAAAATTTCTTAAAAAAATTAAGAAAATATTTTATTACTATATGATGTTCTTCGATTTCTTTTTTAGTCCATTTATGGTTTCCCCAAATAGTCCCAGCTAATGCTACAGTTTTTAACTTTTTATCATGACATTTAACTAGTAACTCCGGAGAAGCTCCAATCCAAAAACCATGATTCAAGTCATACCATAAAGTTATAAATGCATTCGGATATGAATAAATAAGTTTTTGAAAGGTTTTTTTCAAGTAAAAATTTTGAAATGGAATTTTAATACACCTAGATACAACTATTTTTTCTAAATTTCTATTCTTTTTTATAGTTTCAATAGATTTTTCAATCAAATTCTTATATTTTTTCGAATAAATTAATAAAGAAGTTTCCCTATTTTTCAATGGAAAAATGAAATTATTCATTTTTTTTTGATTTTCTATATTTATAAAAAAAATTTTTTTTGTATAAATTTTTATAATACAGTTTTGATCAAAACTGACAATGAGGAAAAAGTTATTTTCTTTTTTAGATTTCTCTTCTTGAGAAAAAAAATATATTTTTTTTTCATAGGGTTTTTTAAACAGTACAAAACTTCTATTGTTCCAATAATTTTCAATTATTTTTTTATATAAGTTGATCACATTTATTTCTACCATTTTATAGTTATTGTTTTTTTTTTGGAATTATTATATTAGTCATTTTGCAATAACTAATCTTTTCCTTTTTTTCATTGTAAATACTAATTTGAATGAAATGAATAGTTTTTCCTTTATGAATTATCTTTGCTTTCGCAAAGACTATACCTTTCATAACTTTTTGTATGTGATTTGCTGAAATTTCAATATTAAACACATTAAAAATGTTTTTATTTACATTTATGATAGACAGAGAACTTCCAACACTTTCAGCTAAAGCTATTGTAGCACCACCATGAAGAAAACCTATAGGTTGTAGTTTTTTTTTGTTGACGGGCATTTTTGCCACTAAAAAATTTAATCCTAAATAGATATATTTTATTTGAAGAGTATTCATCAATGTATTTTTTCTTAAACTATTTAACTCTTCTAATATTTTTTTATTTTTTTTTTCCATTTTTTTAATAAAATCCCAACGTCATTACTTAATAATACGTCTCCATAATAAAATTTTGTTTTTTTTTTCATTTTCAACGAATCAAATGTATATAAAAAAATAAAAGATGAATTTCTATTTAATAGTAATAAAAGATTTTATTACTATATATAAATGATGTATAAAAAGAACTTCAATGAAGGTTTTCAAAAAATATATTCCCATACTAATACGTACATTTGCCCGTTAAAAAATTAACCATGGAAAAAAAAAAAGAGGATTTTATTCCTTTATTAGGAATAAATAATAAGATTATCGGTTTTGAAAAAAAAGAAAAAATTCATAAAAAAGGCTTGTTACACAGTGCGGTGTCTGTTTTTATTTTTAACGAAAAATCTAAAAAAGATGAAAATAAGTTGTTAATGTTGCAAAAAAGATCTTCAGAAAAATATCACTCTTCACTTTTATGGGCAAATACCTGTTGTAGTCATCCTAAAAAACACGAATCTGTTTTGACAGCTGCACATCGTTGTTTAATAGAAGAAATGGGATTTGATTGTTTTTTAGAAAAAAAATTTTGTTTTACCTATTATGAATTATTAAATAATGGATTAATAGAAAATGAATTAGATCACGTATTTGTAGGATATTACGCTTATTCTCCTGTTATTAATTCTAAAGAAGTAAATAATTGGAAATGGATTACTCTAAAAAAATTAAGAAAAGATATTCAACTTGATCCGAATTCTTACACTATTTGGTTAAAAATTATTATTAATAATTATCTAAAAAAATTAATTTAGATTTATAAAAAAAAATTAGATGAAAGTAACTATAAGTAGAAAAGGATATTTCAGTGCAGCACATAAATTATACAATTCTAAATGGGATTATCATAAGAATATTGAAGTGTTTGGAAAATGTGCTTATTTAAATTATCATGGACATAATTATGAATATATAGTAAGTCTTACAGGAAAAATAAATTCGGAAACTGGATTTGTTTTCAGTTTACAAAAATTAAAAAATCTTCTTTGTGAAGAAATAGAAGAACTTTTTGATCACAAAAATATTAATCTCGATATTAAAGAGTTTTCTATAACTAATCCTACTGCAGAAAATATTGTCATTTTCTTGTGGAATCGAATAAAAAAAAAAATATCGTCTAACTTACATTTAAAAATAACTTTGTATGAAACTAAAAATAATTTTGTAGAATATGATGGATCATAATGTAAAAAAAACAGTTCTTTATAAGAATCACATAAAATTAGGAGCAAAAATGATTTCTTATTCGGGTTTTTATATGCCGCTTCAATATGTGTCTTCATTAATAGAACATATGACGGTAAGAACAAATGTTGGAATTTTTGACGTAAGTCATATGGGAAAATTCATTTTAAAAGGAAAAAATTCTCATAAGTTTCTACAATATTTCACCACTAACGATCTGTCTAATATAAAGACCGGACAAGCTCAATACTCTTGTTTCATTAATCAATTAGGGGGAATTATAGATGATTTAGTTATTTACAAAATTTCAGAAGAAAAATTTTTACTTATAGTTAATGCGGCTAATATTGATAAAAATAAAAAATGGATAAATGATCATTTAAATCACCAAGATTTAACATTTATAGATTTATCTCAAGAATATTCTCTTTTAGCTATTCAAGGACCAAAATCTTTATCTTCTATTCAAAAATTAACGAATATTTCTTTATCTAAAATTCCTTTTTATTATTTTGAAATAGGAAAGTTTTCAGAAATAGATGATGTTTTGATATCTCGTACAGGATATACTGGATCTAAAGGAGTGGAAATTTTTATCCGTAATAAACATGCAGAAAATATTTGGAATGAAATTTTGAAAATAGGAGAATCTTTTCAAATAAGACCTTGTGGTATAGCCAGTAGAAATTCTTTAAGATTGGAAATGGGATATCGTTTATATGGTCAAGAATTATCTGAAAAAATAACCCCTATAGAAGCTGGATTATCTTGGATTACAAAGTTTAATAAAAAATTTATAGGAAGAGAAATATTGTGGAAACAAAAAAAAGAAGGAAACTATAACAAGTTTATATCTTTTCTTGTAGAAAAAAAAGGAAAAATACCTAGATCAGGATATGTATTAAAAAATGCAAAAAATTCCACAATTGGAATAGTAACTTCTGGAGTATATTCTCCAGTATTAAAAAAAGGAATAGGATTAGGATATCTAACAAAAAATAATTGTGATTTAGATAAAAATTTTATTTTTGTTTCAATCAGAAACAAAAATATTCCTATTCAAATAGTAAAACTCCCCTTCCTAAAAAAAATATAGAAATATCTTTTGTATTTCCTTACCTCAACCATAATAATATAGAAAATAACATATTTACAACATATTAAAAAAAATTTTTTATTAGTTATTCCTATTTCTTTTACTCAATTAGGAGTCATATTTGTTGGTTTTTCTGATAATGTAATGGTAGGTTTTTTAGGAAAAAAAGCTTTGGCCTCAGTTTCTTTAGCTAATGCCGTTTTTTTTATTATTATCATATTTGGACTTGGAATTTCCACCTCTATTTCTTCTTTGATAGCATCTTTGGATGCTAAAAAAGAATATAAAAAAGGAGCCATGGTTTTTTATCATGGTTTAATTCTTAATTTCTTTTTGTCAATTCTTATGTATGTGTTTATACATATTTTTTTCTATGTTATTCCATATTTAGGACAACCTAAAGAAATTTTAAGTGATACCATATCTTTTTTAAGAATTATAGCTTTATCTTTTATTCCATGGATGGTCTTCGAAGTTTTTAGAAAGTTCTCAGAAGGATTATCTTTAGTTTTTCCTAGCCTAATTATTACTTGGATTTCTGCTTTTATCAATATAATATTAAATTATTTGTTTATCAACGGATTTTATGGTTTTCCAAATTTAGGAGTAAAGGGAATAGCTTATGCTACTCTTATTTCTCGTATAACTATGCTCATAGGTCTTTATCTTCTATTATATAAGTATAAAAAAGTCCGTATTTACTACAACTATTTTCATTTTCTTTTTAAGAAAGAATATTTTGAAAAAATCTTGAAAATAGGAATTCCTTCTGGACTACACATGTTATTTGAAATGAGTACTTTTTCTATATCTTCTTTTATCACTGGAAAATGTGGAATTAAAGAATTAGCTGCACATCAAATAGTAATTAGCCTTGTTTCTTCTACTTTTCTTTTAAATACAGGATTTTCTGTAACAGCAACAGTAAGAATAGGAAATCAATTAGCATTAAAAAATTATTCTGAATTAAGAAAAATAGGATGGTCTGTTATATTTATGGGAATGATATTTATGTTCATATGTAGTTTTTTCTTTATTTTATTTAGAAATCACATTCCATATGTATATGTAAAAAACGACCATGAAGTTTTTCGTATAGCAAAAAAAATGATTATCATTGCTAGCGTTTTTCAATTATTTGATGGATTACAAGGAATACTTCTCGGT
Encoded here:
- a CDS encoding 6-pyruvoyl trahydropterin synthase family protein, with the protein product MKVTISRKGYFSAAHKLYNSKWDYHKNIEVFGKCAYLNYHGHNYEYIVSLTGKINSETGFVFSLQKLKNLLCEEIEELFDHKNINLDIKEFSITNPTAENIVIFLWNRIKKKISSNLHLKITLYETKNNFVEYDGS
- a CDS encoding chorismate-binding protein → MVEINVINLYKKIIENYWNNRSFVLFKKPYEKKIYFFSQEEKSKKENNFFLIVSFDQNCIIKIYTKKIFFINIENQKKMNNFIFPLKNRETSLLIYSKKYKNLIEKSIETIKKNRNLEKIVVSRCIKIPFQNFYLKKTFQKLIYSYPNAFITLWYDLNHGFWIGASPELLVKCHDKKLKTVALAGTIWGNHKWTKKEIEEHHIVIKYFLNFFKKFSGNLCIEKTRILNIGHLHHLETPISFSFLEKKNYFKILSDMSPTPSICGFPKNNSLEYLQKYEGYQRNFYAGYLGPVYDGGSKIELYLNLRCGKIKMEKKEIILYAGSGITKDSETNKEYTETENKFKNILSQFIFD
- a CDS encoding MATE family efflux transporter; the protein is MVGFLGKKALASVSLANAVFFIIIIFGLGISTSISSLIASLDAKKEYKKGAMVFYHGLILNFFLSILMYVFIHIFFYVIPYLGQPKEILSDTISFLRIIALSFIPWMVFEVFRKFSEGLSLVFPSLIITWISAFINIILNYLFINGFYGFPNLGVKGIAYATLISRITMLIGLYLLLYKYKKVRIYYNYFHFLFKKEYFEKILKIGIPSGLHMLFEMSTFSISSFITGKCGIKELAAHQIVISLVSSTFLLNTGFSVTATVRIGNQLALKNYSELRKIGWSVIFMGMIFMFICSFFFILFRNHIPYVYVKNDHEVFRIAKKMIIIASVFQLFDGLQGILLGALRGIQDVKIPMWISFFSYWIIALPIAWILSIYFKMGGGGVWIGLGTGLTISAILLMIRYEIITNRLIKMNNN
- a CDS encoding NAD(P)/FAD-dependent oxidoreductase; translation: MNIPTVNNLKRVVIIGAGFAGLQVAKKLKRDKFQVVLIDKNNYHTFQPLLYQVATAGLEPDSIAHSIRTIIKKTKNFFFRLAHVHYINTEKQKIYTNVGCLFYDYLIMATGSVTNYFGNKNIEHFALPMKSIPEALNLRSLILQDFESALLTKDYKERERLMTFVIVGGGPTGVELAGALAEMKKYVLPNDYPDLDIKRMNIHLLQATSRLLDGMSETSAKQAFKNLKELGVNIWLDCLVKDYNGKIVFIDKNKNIESANVIWAAGVKGAMIKGFLKEDMEGKRILVDNYLKTLRYKNIFAIGDIAYMIKNKSYPNGHPMMAQPAIQQGNYLADNFNFFLEKKQIKPFRYKNLGTMATIGRNKAVCDFPCFKLKGFLAWIVWMFVHLVSLVGFRNRVIALMNWVIQYFHYNKSVRLIIRPFHRKKINQK
- a CDS encoding isopentenyl-diphosphate Delta-isomerase, with product MEKKKEDFIPLLGINNKIIGFEKKEKIHKKGLLHSAVSVFIFNEKSKKDENKLLMLQKRSSEKYHSSLLWANTCCSHPKKHESVLTAAHRCLIEEMGFDCFLEKKFCFTYYELLNNGLIENELDHVFVGYYAYSPVINSKEVNNWKWITLKKLRKDIQLDPNSYTIWLKIIINNYLKKLI
- the gcvT gene encoding glycine cleavage system aminomethyltransferase GcvT — translated: MDHNVKKTVLYKNHIKLGAKMISYSGFYMPLQYVSSLIEHMTVRTNVGIFDVSHMGKFILKGKNSHKFLQYFTTNDLSNIKTGQAQYSCFINQLGGIIDDLVIYKISEEKFLLIVNAANIDKNKKWINDHLNHQDLTFIDLSQEYSLLAIQGPKSLSSIQKLTNISLSKIPFYYFEIGKFSEIDDVLISRTGYTGSKGVEIFIRNKHAENIWNEILKIGESFQIRPCGIASRNSLRLEMGYRLYGQELSEKITPIEAGLSWITKFNKKFIGREILWKQKKEGNYNKFISFLVEKKGKIPRSGYVLKNAKNSTIGIVTSGVYSPVLKKGIGLGYLTKNNCDLDKNFIFVSIRNKNIPIQIVKLPFLKKI
- a CDS encoding PaaI family thioesterase is translated as MEKKNKKILEELNSLRKNTLMNTLQIKYIYLGLNFLVAKMPVNKKKLQPIGFLHGGATIALAESVGSSLSIINVNKNIFNVFNIEISANHIQKVMKGIVFAKAKIIHKGKTIHFIQISIYNEKKEKISYCKMTNIIIPKKKQ